In Populus alba chromosome 4, ASM523922v2, whole genome shotgun sequence, the genomic window TCAGAGATCTCACCCCGGCTATAGTATTGTTACCCACAACATCTACGGCAGCCAGAATACCACTGATTCAAAGTCCAATAACAAAAAACCATCAGTCACGAAACATTAAAGGATTTTGCAATATAAAGAATGGTGATGTTTTGAAATCCGCAAGATCATTAGTCTGAAACACAAACAGTAGTTAAAATTACTTGAAGAAACATACGTGAGAGATTTTCCTTTGAAAATTATAGGAGGAGCCACAGCAGCAAGGATGCAGAAGCCAATGTGAAGCTGGGagaaaaaagatgaacaaaGATTAGGTATTTAATTTTCATAGGAGATGAGctggacaaaataaaaaataaataaatgaatagcCATCAGCGAGATGAAAATTTACcacataaaacaagaaaaaccatCCGAACCTCATAGCACTCTCAGTCCTGCATGAAGAGTTTGATATTCAACAGCACAGCAAACTACAATATTTCTGCATTTTGATATAACTATAGATGAACTATCAGGTATACTTCTTATATTACGGAGGTGAAAAACTAGATTCATAGTACTCTTTGCTCACATTTTGTTTCAACCACCTCAATGTTAAACTACTGGATCAGAATAATCTTAACTAAGAAAGTAAAAGATAAACATATCTTTGCCAATAATCTGCTACTTACATTATCACATAGTTTCCAAGCCTCAAACAACACCTTTTGCTGTATCAGAAAACAGCTTTGTGTTCCAAGGGTtcgaaaaaaaatgtaaaaaagttCAAGCACAGTACTCAGCCTCAGCTCAAACAGGGTTGGTTTGGCAGTAAGGTTGAAATGTTTCAACCTCATTAAAAGCAtcaaaaagatgtttttttgcAGTTGCGCCCCAAAAACAAATGGGCACTAAACCACATTCCTGAACTAGCTGTATTTTAGGTTTCACTCTTCAGCCTAGTATATTATTAAGAATAGCACAATAGTTGAAGTAAACAAGGGAAATAAATACCTAAATGCACGATAGAGTGGACGATACCACAAAAAATAAGCTCCAGGAACTCCTGACATGAAGTAGATAACAGAAAGAAACCAGATTTTCACCCCTGCAACAAAAGAAGTGGAGAATTTTAAGACAACATGGATAATTGAAAACCTTGCATGCACAAGACTAACGCAGCAAAAGTTTATTAACTAACCTTCCCCTTGAATCCATGCTGTTGTAACAGCGATGACATTCCAGAAAAGACAAAAAGTCAATCCTGCACAAGATCATTATTCATCACTTACACAGAGCCATCTAGCAAAGTAATTGTGCACAATTACATCAAAGTAATTGTGTAaatagaataaagaaaaaatcacatCGGAACCAATACAATATGAAAGCTTCAGTCAATTAGATTTGCCTTCTTGCTAATGAATTTCCATTTTACACATGATATAATAATCTAGGTCAAGTCACCATGGATAGGATATGATTGTAAACTTGCCTTGGTTATAGGGTCCATAAGGAAGGTAAACAAGCAAGTACTTCAGTTTTGGTTCAAAGATGGTATgacaggggggggggggtgcaTAACCCAGTTTAGACCCAGGAATAGAGAGTGCTTTAATTAGAAGGGAGCATGGAAAATGATAAGTCTTTGGGTAGCAGAGAGGTGGCTGCGAGGAGAGTGGTGGGGATGAAGAGGATGGGAAGAAAACGATGCACTTCTTTCAGATGGCTCAGATTTATCACAGTGATGATGCAGTTTACAGAAAACAAAGGCAGAGTACAAGCATATTTTGGTACCAAATTCAGTAAAACATGAAAATTGGGACTCTTCATCCTTACTGTACAACATAGTGACGAGGAGCTTAGAAAAACTAGAGGATGCTTAACGTTTAAGAATTGTCccacctttaaaaaaaaaaaaaaacatattgagtAGAAATATAATGAACACTTGTAATTCATGAAGTGTCAAAAGCCACagcaatataaatataatacacATATATCTTCCTGGTTGGGATCTTGACAaggatttattattataaaaaaaatgtagactTTCAAACTTATAAATGTTCACAAAAACAGgacttgatttttaatttaatgctaACAACATCAGTCCATAGATCCAGGTGAAGGCTTGCATACCTAAAAATGTTGTAAATGCAACATACTGAATTTTTTGTAGATGAACTGGTATTTCGTTTGCGACATCATGATGGATAATTGGGAAAAACGGTGGCCAGTTTTTCTCTTCCAGGACAACTCCAGCTGCACATGGAAAGAGAGAACTAAAAAAGTAAACTGCATGATAGAGCTGGAAAACCAATTGGCCatacaaggaaaaaataatcaGTTCAGTTGTTCAAATAATACATGCAACTAAGTAGTCGAATATTTCACATGGGAAAAAAGTAGTCTGGTAGACAAGGAACATCAGAAAACAGGAAAGTCCAGATGATGTGATAAGGCTTGATCAAGAGCATATTACCTCTTGCAGCTGCATCTTCTAACCTCTTTACCTCCTGTTTAGCACCAGAAAAAAGGCAGATTAATGAGATTAATATAATGCAAGATATGAAGGGAGAAGAAAGCCACAAAAGAAACCATCCGTAATGTGTCTAAGATGGCAGAATGAATGAGTCAGCATCCAACCTGAAAGATGTATAAAACTCTCGGCtggattttaaagaaataaaaaacactaatctACACGAGCTTTCACGGCAgcgtaaaaaaaatacactatcaAAAGACAATTCCACATCCCTTTAAGACCTTCAACAACACTCTGATAGACTATAATTGTAAGGATTAGTACATGTCTTCCTTCTAAACAACGGTGTTCAGCACacgcaggaaaaaaaattacaaaagcgcttgtattttaaaaaaatctaccaGAACATACCTTCTCCCGTCTTATCAGCTCAGCCTCCCTAGCCTGAagttccttctctttctttcttaaatCCTACATTAACAGCATATTAGagtaagaaaaatcaagtataacACTAATTATACAAATGGAAAATATGTACTCTGGTTTTCACCAACAAGAGAATCCCATCCCTACCGCAGCTGCATCAATAGGAATGTCGACCGTTGTACCATAATTGTAAAAACCAGCAGGTTCAGGAGGAAGTGGTGAAAGCCTCGAGTTTGAAGCAGGAGGAACACCCTGCAAAATCACCAATATCATAAGCAAGAGTTACAGAATTTGTTggtttaatattgaaaaacatataacatagttttaatttttgcaagAACTAGGCTTACTGTTGTGTTGAATGCACTCCCACTATACTTCGACTGCCCTGATACTTTCGACCTCACAGCCGGGTCCTAGTTATAAgaacatcaaattaaaattaccaagcttttaaaacatacaaaaagCCAACCACAAAACATTTATCACTGTCAAACAAAATTCCTGAAAATGATCCAGCCAAGCGTTAAAACACTGGCTTATCTCCCCCATCAGTCCAGATAactcaaatttcttttaattatgaagtctaatatTTAACAACTTTCTACGCATAATTCCATCAATTATTAAGATACACAAAATTACTCAGTCCCAATAATCGAGGATTTTTCCTGAAAAAGTAATATAATTAAGAGCTTAACATGCCTTAGATTAAACCAAATCACTCAAAACTAAGCAATATTTAAATTTCCATAACAAAAAGCTTACATCAATCATAAAACCATAAAAGTCAACCACAGAAAACACCTCACTAAACCCTGGAACTTTCAAAACTCTCTTTAATAACTTCTAAAACCTACAAAACACTCATAAACACTTCCAAAAGAACACCACATGTTACAAAATTCAACTacttgtcttaaaaaaaaacaaatttagcataaaaataaaaaaaaaggacagagACTTACAGAGAAAGGGTTAACTTCCTCTTCATCAAAAGGGTTTGGATCATAACGACCAGCCATCACAGAAGGAAGAAACCAAAGGTAAGAGAggcttcaaaaagaaaaaaaaaaatgaaactatgAACAGAGAGTgatagaaaaagagagagaggctttgtttgtttcttaAGGAAGCATAATACTTGAAACAAAGATAACCAAaccaagtcaaaaaaaaaaaaaaaaaaaaaaacaaagaagaagaaaaaaaagaaattctagaGAGTTTGGCTTGTCTGTCTATGACTCTATGGTCAGCTTCTATTACATATAAATACTTACCAGTGCTTCTGGTTTCTTGCAAGGAAATAAAATTTGGGAGGAAAAGGAGGGGCAAATTAACGGTTGAGAACtaccctttttaaaaaaagaaaaaagaagaaataagagTTAACTTTCATGTGTGATTGTTGGttctttttcaaaagaaaaaaaatgattttgattttgaatttatcaactAAACCTTTTGTTTTAATCTTTGTCTTGTTTTGGACATCATTGATGAATGATGATGCTTCCATAATGTGATTATATTGAGTGTTAAGAAGTGCTGTAactttttgatatgttttttttttaaaaaaaaatattaaattgatgattttttagtatttatgataattttaatatgttaatataaaaaattaaaaatatattttaatttatttttaaataaaaaaatattttttaaaaatattatacatcaCATTATTAAAAACACACTTGAAAAGATtgtttaaagtaaattttattcatgaaattgtctttataatctttattatggctataaaatttataaaaattttaatcaagtaaattatattattgagGAAATTTTGATTCAAACGTTAAATCAAAcaagtaataaaattatattattaagatGAAGTATTTTATCGcaggaaattttaaaaatatagttttatatctttcaaaaaataatataattttttcacatCAAATCAACTTTTAAGAAATTGATTCAAACAATgacaaatttatgatttattaagCGATCATTAGCTGAGAAATCTCTAATTTTTGGACTTGACATGGACGGGGAGacacatcattttaaaaaaaatgtttgaaaatgtaattataattattttttaattaaaaaatatattaaaataatatattttttatttttttaaaattattttttatattatcatattaaaattattgaaaatataaaaaaatattaattcaaaataaataaaaaattaattttaaaatataaaaaaaaatatgaaatattaatggATGGAAAAATTGCAATATGTATATATGATTTTCTGGGTTACATAGTATAGAATCACTTACTCCATAAACTGGCATGACGTAAGTAGGAGACGGACATGCTATCTGTAGCTgacatttgttattattataattattttttagttttaattaatatttttatatataaaaaaaaaatttaaaaaataagagaaaggaaaaaaaaaacgctaTAGCTCTCGCAAGTTGCAAGTTATCTtaatttattaagtattttGTCTCTTCGTTAAGAGAATATGGATTAGAACTTCTAACAATGGAAGAGTTGTTCTGTTGGTaggattaaaatttaatcttatATTTGAAGGTGGTGATTTGTAGTGTGCATAGTTTTGACACCCGATCGATAGATTGATTTGAGACTAAAATTAGGTtgggttgaaaaaaataaagaagaaaaaacctagtACGACCCGGTAAAAAACCTGGTTGCAACcctgttgacttttattttatttttttttactaaaataacgttatttttaatttaaaaaaaaaaatattttaacctaAGCGATCTAATAACCCTGTTAAAATCTAGAACTCAGACCTTGAACTGGGTTAAGTCTTAAAACTATAGGAGTGGATGAGTCGTCTAATGTatcccaaatatattttttttatcatttccaaaaaaaaaaaaaccataaataattaACATTGCAAGAAAAGGAATTTTTTAACCATAGCCTTCAAAATATATCTTTAGACTAACTTTCAGTGGGTTTGTTCAAAATCAACTATCCAAATTAAGATAAAAGGatttaagaaaattttagttttcaCTAAACTTTAAACATTAATAGAACAAAAAGgcacatattattattaaaaaaaaaaactaaaaatcaccAGTGATTCATATTGGCTTGTGAAAGGAATTATTGTGGATTGGCACGGctgttcttttccttttcttgtccCACATTTTGTCTGGTACCCTAATTTTCTTACATTGTGTTGATATGAGTTTGAcgttgatgatttgtttttttatgtagtgctgagaaaatattttatagtttagtttggtaaaataaaattgaattttattgtttaaaaaaaattaatagaatttCAAAAGAACTCAGTTTAGCGGCTTTTTCCAAAAAGCatgaatgcaaataaaaaacatctccAGAATAAGCTTCATGTCTAGGTGGTCTTCATAATAGAAGAGATATTTAGTGATAAGTTTGCGCTTGTTTGGAAAGATcatcataaataattaaagtgTGTCGTTTATGGTATATAAAATATTCAACCGAAGCTGCTCCTATATAAGGAGCGAGATATTGTAGTGTAGTCAGAGAATCATCCAATTTCATAGAAGGGgctcaatttcatattttttggttGGCTCGGCGATAGGCTTTTCTTCTACAATTGCCTCCCCAACTGTTGCAAAAACTGAGCGAAAACAATGGCGGGGCACACAAAGAATGTCGTTGCGCAGGGATGCGAATCGCCAAGCCGAGGCAAACAAAGTCGGATGCTACATGGTTGGTTCTCATCCTTTAGAGACTACAAGTGTAATAGAAGCATTCGTCGACCAAAAGATCACCCTAAGATGATCATCTCAAGGCACGAATCAAATTAGATGGTTCTATTTCTCAATCTTTTTGACTTGCTCCTACATAACCAAGAGGTTGAAAAGATTGAGAAAAATCGGTCATTCACAACCACTAATGAAGGATTTCTCGAAAAGTTAAGgattaataattcttttaagaAATCAAATGGATTCGGTCTTATACATACGCAAGaaaggtaataaaaaaagaaagaagaggagtTCTTTTTCGAGTTTgaagcttaaatttttattttttttttttttaacgttagGAACTAATTTGTACGAACAATAAAAGtgtccatgtttttttttttatctctcaattttttaaaaaaagtttgataatttcacattgcttttatttatgatttgacttattaatttttttattgtagggGGATAAAGAACATTCTAGCATTTAATTAATActtaattggaaaaataaaatataaatttaaatgatataaaacaatttagcatcaaggaaacaaaattttattaatttgcaaagaataaaaagaatattttatatgaagaaTTAGTAtatgaaaagaatattttattaatatgatgcttatatatatgaacttgtgCAATCAATAAAGATATGCTAACAAACTTCATGCAATGAATTCAATCTGTTGTCTATTGTTCATGCTCCAATCTACGAACACATTACAACGACAACAATGGAAGTTGCAAGCAGCCTTAGAAAAGCCTAACCATTTCATAATCTTCAAGACGAACATCATCATTAGTACCATGCAATGAATCCAGCTATGTTGTGTTCAAGATGCCCAACAATGGTGTCAACCTGGTGTCCAAGGCAGCTCCCCTGTCTCCTCAAGATTTAGCCTAACCACCCATGAACATGAGCTTCTCTTCAGTAATTTTCCATGGCCCATGATCATGCATCAGGTTTCAAATTTTAACTCGAGAAAACTAAATCAGAAACCCAACAAAATCATGGTTCTGCTAGCTCTTTCATCCAATTGGATGTTTACCTCTCGAGTAAATAGCCAATCATATAGATCTTTTGGATAGATtgttgagaatatatatatttcacagAATAAAGTACGAAGTTCTGTCTTGGCTAATAACGTGAACGTGTCACACCTTCTCAAAAGGTTTTTACTTTTTGGGTTGGATGCAGGTTCTTTAACACAGAATCTCATTGAAATATCACAAGATTACATAGTTTGGTACAAAAAATGGCATGCCCTGTTACATATATGATTTGGTGATGATGGTGTAACCTAGTTCCAGTGATATCTAATCACTGTACACTGATTAAAGATCCTCTAATCCCAGAAAAATCTTGATGGAATCAAATGGGGTGAGAAATGAACACAGACGAACAGTTAAACCATCTCCAGAGCTAAACCACCGTGACTGTAAAACTTGTAAACTTTGTGCAAAACCCAGATGCTGAGCATTGATTCAAGGCTGAACCAACCGAAACCAATGAAGTACACGTATCCAATTTCTCCACAATCACCAGAAATGTCTGATGCGCTCATGATACCTGTGAGGGATCTTCCCTTGGCTATAATTGGAGGAGAAACTGCAGCGAACATGCAGAAGGCAATGTGGAGCTGGTAGAACAGGAAAAAACAACGAAACATGGAAGTATTTTCTGTCCTCAAAGCTTGACGAAGGGGACGAAACCATAACCAGTTTGCAGCTGGAAGTCCACAGACTAGGTAGGCCACCGCAAGGAACAAGATTTTTGTATCTACTCCACCTACCATCCACACAAATGCAACAGATGCGCAATTCCACATAAGACACACTGTCAATCCTAGACATGTTAGGAATGCAACATTCTGCAACTTTTGCAGATGGCCATCTAGTTCATCCGCAGAGGGGTTTACTTTATTGAAGAGTAGACTGCTATAGTAAGGACCCGCTGCCATGAGGAGAGGTTTTGGCCCTGGAGAAATCTTGAATACTGTATAATAGACTGTGCAAGCTCCAAAATCTATGATACAAAGACAGCCGGAAAACTTGACGAGAAAGGAAAACGCTTATAGAAAAGACGCAGCCGTGgattatacaaaagaaaaatgaaaacggAAAACGCTTATATAGAAGAAGCAATATTGCTGAACAGTCAAAAATACGAAATTCAGAGGAAATGACGgttgctttcaattttatcgATCATACAGACACTTGAGAAAAGTAAGAAAAGGCGAGCGTCATGGACAGAGCTTGAGAGCTAGGGTTGAACAAGCAAATCAACTTTCAACATGTTTGAACAAGTCTATGGAcgatttttattcatatatacTTCCATATCCTTACGatttaaaaagaataacaaGAACATGCGCCACCTTCGATGAACCCTGGAGCTATACCGCCGTCACGAGAGACG contains:
- the LOC118047360 gene encoding secretory carrier-associated membrane protein, coding for MAGRYDPNPFDEEEVNPFSDPAVRSKVSGQSKYSGSAFNTTGVPPASNSRLSPLPPEPAGFYNYGTTVDIPIDAAADLRKKEKELQAREAELIRREKEVKRLEDAAARAGVVLEEKNWPPFFPIIHHDVANEIPVHLQKIQYVAFTTFLGLTFCLFWNVIAVTTAWIQGEGVKIWFLSVIYFMSGVPGAYFLWYRPLYRAFRTESAMRFGWFFLFYVLHIGFCILAAVAPPIIFKGKSLTGILAAVDVVGNNTIAGIFYFIGFGCFCLESLLSIWVIQQVYMYFRGSGKAAQMKREAARGALRAAV